The proteins below come from a single Acidobacteriota bacterium genomic window:
- a CDS encoding uroporphyrinogen decarboxylase family protein, with translation MTSKERVRAVLEGLIPDRVPYAEFAVDFDTVEKILGRETYLRAKARSQIAFWEGRHAEVAESWVKDHIELHRRIELDIVTFPMATWEIPPESDDPPPRRIDEATWEDKHGRVFRMSDITHDITCVRDPVRDARRYTVEEFLRDPDPPVRDERSWKILDTVIQELKDEKFICGPSGGSIGILLLGGMERGLMELIDNPDVVRAATADTLRRQNLADAVMIHPDADAVLWADDLGYRSGPLIRPEMFRSFFLEANAARAKNIRDGYGKKILNHCCGNVEALVDDFIAIGCDAYQAIQPTAGMDICRLKKTHGDRITLWGGVAVENLVSGSPEDVRSDIRRSIACAKPGGRFILGSSHSIAVGTRYENFLALLDEHRKRRDYA, from the coding sequence GTGACCTCCAAAGAGCGAGTCCGGGCCGTTCTCGAAGGGCTCATTCCGGACCGGGTCCCCTACGCCGAATTCGCCGTGGACTTCGACACGGTCGAAAAAATCCTCGGGCGGGAAACCTATCTCCGGGCCAAGGCCCGCTCCCAGATCGCCTTCTGGGAGGGTCGTCACGCCGAGGTTGCCGAAAGCTGGGTCAAGGATCACATCGAACTCCACCGCAGGATCGAACTGGACATCGTCACATTCCCCATGGCCACTTGGGAGATCCCTCCCGAAAGCGACGACCCGCCGCCCCGGCGCATCGACGAGGCGACCTGGGAAGACAAACACGGCCGCGTCTTCCGGATGTCCGATATCACCCATGACATCACCTGTGTCCGGGATCCCGTGAGAGACGCCCGGCGGTACACCGTCGAGGAATTTCTTCGCGATCCCGATCCCCCCGTTCGGGACGAGAGGTCCTGGAAGATCCTCGACACCGTCATTCAGGAACTCAAGGACGAAAAATTCATCTGCGGGCCGTCGGGCGGCTCCATCGGCATCCTCCTGCTCGGCGGCATGGAGCGCGGATTGATGGAGCTCATCGACAACCCCGACGTCGTTCGGGCGGCGACGGCTGACACCCTCCGCCGGCAGAATCTGGCCGATGCCGTGATGATTCATCCCGATGCGGACGCCGTTCTCTGGGCCGACGATCTCGGCTACAGGTCCGGACCGCTCATCCGTCCGGAGATGTTCCGGTCGTTCTTTCTCGAAGCCAACGCGGCCCGGGCAAAAAACATCCGCGACGGATACGGCAAAAAGATCCTGAATCACTGCTGCGGCAATGTCGAAGCGCTGGTGGACGACTTTATCGCCATCGGCTGCGACGCCTACCAGGCCATCCAGCCGACGGCCGGGATGGACATCTGCCGTCTGAAAAAAACACACGGAGACAGAATCACGCTGTGGGGCGGCGTGGCCGTCGAGAACCTCGTCAGCGGAAGCCCCGAAGACGTCCGATCCGACATCCGCCGATCCATAGCCTGCGCCAAACCCGGCGGCCGCTTCATTCTGGGATCGAGCCACAGCATCGCCGTCGGAACACGATACGAAAATTTCCTGGCTCTTCTCGACGAGCATCGGAAAAGGCGGGATTACGCATGA
- the rlmN gene encoding 23S rRNA (adenine(2503)-C(2))-methyltransferase RlmN — MGKPDLRDLTPAELRTEMRALDEPVFRTGQVFFWLYRKAASSFESMTNVPETLKIRLRERFELKNLEPVETRRSSDGTEKHLFVFFDGRAVEAVRIPSGRRSTICLSTQAGCRFGCAFCASGRHGFQRNLSPSEILGQALFFARGPGPAPTNYVFMGMGEPLDNFKSLEKVLRIMNSPEGMGIAARRMTISTAGLVPGIQKLAGLNLQVNLSVSIHAANDALRSRLMPINRKYPLEDLVAACEDYIREGGRMLTLEYVLLRGVNDAQSDVEGLAGIARTLKAKVNLIAFSPVPGLDFERPTDGEIVRFRRRLEERKVSVTLRLSKGGDIQAACGQLAGCL, encoded by the coding sequence ATGGGCAAACCTGATCTTCGCGACCTGACGCCGGCCGAACTCCGGACGGAGATGCGTGCGCTCGATGAACCCGTTTTTCGTACCGGACAGGTTTTTTTCTGGCTCTACCGGAAGGCCGCCTCGTCGTTCGAGTCGATGACGAATGTGCCCGAAACCCTCAAGATCCGGCTTAGGGAGAGGTTCGAACTCAAAAATCTCGAACCGGTCGAAACCCGCCGATCGTCCGACGGAACGGAAAAGCATCTTTTTGTTTTCTTTGACGGCCGGGCCGTCGAAGCCGTCCGCATTCCATCCGGGCGAAGATCCACGATCTGTCTTTCCACCCAGGCCGGGTGCCGATTCGGCTGTGCGTTCTGCGCCAGCGGGCGCCACGGCTTCCAGAGAAATTTGTCCCCCTCGGAAATCCTCGGCCAAGCCCTGTTTTTTGCCCGCGGTCCCGGCCCGGCCCCGACGAATTATGTTTTCATGGGCATGGGTGAGCCGCTCGACAATTTCAAGAGCCTGGAAAAGGTCCTCCGGATCATGAATTCTCCCGAAGGCATGGGGATTGCTGCAAGAAGGATGACAATCTCGACGGCGGGGCTTGTTCCAGGAATTCAAAAGCTGGCCGGACTCAACCTCCAAGTCAATCTTTCCGTCTCGATCCATGCCGCAAACGACGCCCTGCGGAGCCGTCTCATGCCCATCAACCGGAAATATCCTCTCGAGGACCTGGTCGCCGCCTGCGAGGACTATATCCGGGAGGGCGGACGGATGCTGACCCTTGAATATGTCTTGCTCCGGGGCGTCAATGATGCCCAGTCCGACGTCGAAGGCCTGGCCGGGATCGCCCGGACTCTCAAGGCGAAAGTCAACCTCATCGCCTTCAGCCCCGTTCCGGGATTGGACTTTGAAAGGCCGACGGACGGAGAGATCGTTCGGTTCCGCCGCCGTCTCGAGGAGCGCAAAGTGTCCGTGACGCTCCGCCTCTCCAAGGGCGGAGATATCCAGGCCGCCTGCGGCCAGCTCGCCGGCTGCCTATAG
- a CDS encoding Gfo/Idh/MocA family oxidoreductase, whose translation MIDVLLSGIGGMGAVYVSALLDAGDEHEARLVGAVDPQPERCPRLNELRARGIPLYPSLEALYLDRRADLAVVSSPIHFHAAQTRLALSRGSFVLCEKPAAATIQDVRAMQAAEAETENWTAVGFQWSFSPAIQALKKDILSGDFGRPRRLKCLYLWPRDDAYFRRSDWAGKQHDGRGNWILDSPAQNAMAHDLHNMFYLLGQNIEASASLAQVEAELFRIYPIENFDTAAMRCLTTDGVEILFLVSHASLEDRGPIFRYEFEKAVVACDGRGAGVRADLPDGSRRDYGDPDVEPMAKLWQSLEALRNGGRPVCGLQAASSQVLCLNGAQESMPWIIDFPKTDIRRVEDGFGYRLVAEGLDEAFKACFERFLLPSELGAPWARKGRKIPLDTYTFYPSFPA comes from the coding sequence ATGATCGACGTTTTGCTTTCCGGAATCGGCGGCATGGGGGCGGTCTATGTTTCGGCTTTGCTCGACGCCGGAGATGAGCACGAGGCCCGGCTTGTCGGGGCGGTTGATCCCCAACCCGAACGCTGTCCGCGGCTTAACGAGCTCAGAGCGCGGGGCATCCCCCTCTATCCTTCGCTCGAGGCGCTTTATCTGGATCGTCGGGCCGACCTGGCCGTCGTCTCCTCGCCCATTCACTTCCACGCCGCCCAGACCCGGCTGGCCCTGTCCCGGGGCAGTTTCGTTCTCTGCGAAAAGCCCGCCGCCGCAACCATTCAGGATGTCCGGGCCATGCAGGCCGCCGAAGCCGAAACGGAGAACTGGACGGCCGTCGGATTCCAGTGGTCGTTCAGTCCGGCGATTCAGGCGCTGAAGAAAGACATCCTGTCCGGCGATTTCGGACGCCCCCGCCGGCTGAAATGCCTCTATCTCTGGCCCCGCGATGACGCCTACTTCCGGAGAAGCGATTGGGCGGGGAAACAACATGACGGCCGGGGAAACTGGATTCTCGACAGCCCGGCCCAAAACGCCATGGCCCACGACCTGCACAATATGTTTTATCTTCTGGGACAAAACATCGAGGCAAGCGCTTCCCTCGCCCAAGTCGAGGCCGAGCTTTTTCGGATCTATCCCATCGAAAATTTCGACACGGCCGCAATGCGATGCCTGACGACGGACGGCGTCGAAATCCTGTTCCTGGTCTCCCACGCGTCTCTTGAGGACCGGGGGCCGATTTTCCGCTATGAGTTCGAAAAGGCCGTCGTCGCCTGTGACGGCCGGGGGGCCGGCGTGCGGGCCGATCTCCCCGACGGCTCGCGCCGGGACTACGGCGACCCGGACGTCGAGCCCATGGCCAAGCTTTGGCAAAGCCTCGAGGCCTTGCGGAACGGCGGACGCCCGGTCTGCGGATTGCAGGCCGCGTCAAGCCAGGTCCTGTGCCTCAACGGCGCCCAGGAGTCCATGCCTTGGATCATTGACTTCCCCAAGACGGACATCCGCCGGGTCGAGGACGGTTTCGGGTACAGGCTTGTTGCAGAAGGACTCGATGAGGCCTTCAAGGCCTGTTTCGAACGCTTTCTCCTGCCTTCCGAACTCGGCGCGCCCTGGGCCCGCAAAGGCCGCAAAATCCCCCTCGACACCTACACCTTCTATCCCTCTTTCCCAGCCTAA